The following coding sequences are from one Cygnus olor isolate bCygOlo1 chromosome 2, bCygOlo1.pri.v2, whole genome shotgun sequence window:
- the KLHL18 gene encoding kelch-like protein 18 isoform X2 gives MLEAAEAELDAEDLVHFSVGDLPSRGYGVMGEIRRQGKLCDVTLKVGDHKFSAHRIVLAASIPYFHAMFTNDMMECKQDEIVMQGMDPSALEALINFAYNGHLAIDQQNVQSLLMGASFLQLQNIKDACCTFLRERLHPKNCLGVRQFAETMMCAVLYDAANSFIHQHFVEVSMSEEFLALPFEDVLELVSRDELNVKSEEQVFEAALAWIRYDREQREPFLPELLAKIRLPLCRPQFLADRVQQDDLVRCCHKCRDLVDEAKDYHLMPERRPHLPAFKTRPRCCTSIAGLIYAVGGLNSAGDSLNVVEVFDPIANRWEKCQPMTTARSRVGVAVVNGLLYAIGGYDGQLRLSTVEVYNPEMDSWSKVESMNSKRSAMGTVVLDGQIYVCGGYDGNSSLNSVESYSPETNKWTVVTPMSSNRSAAGVTVFEGRIYVSGGHDGLQIFNSVEYYNHHTATWHPVASMLNKRCRHGAASLGSKMFVCGGYDGSGFLSIAEVYSSVADQWYLIVPMNTRRSRVSLVANCGRLYAVGGYDGQSNLSSVEMYDPETNRWTFMAPMVCHEGGVGVGCIPLLTI, from the exons ATGCTGGAGGCGGCCGAGGCCGAGCTGGACGCCGAGGACCTGGTGCATTTCTCGGTGGGCGACCTGCCCAGCCGCGGCTACGGCGTCATGGGCGAGATCCGGCGGCAGGGCAAGCTGTGCGACGTGACCCTcaag GTCGGGGACCATAAGTTCAGCGCTCACCGGATCGTGCTGGCAGCTTCTATCCCGTACTTCCATGCCATGTTCACCAACGACATGATGGAGTGCAAGCAGGATGAGATTGTCATGCAAGGGATGGACCCCAG CGCGCTCGAGGCTCTGATCAACTTTGCCTACAACGGTCACCTGGCCATAGACCAGCAGAACGTCCAGTCGCTGCTGATGGGGGCGagcttcctccagctgcagaacATCAAGGACGCTTGCTGCACCTTCCTCAGGGAGAG gCTTCACCCTAAGAACTGCCTGGGCGTGCGGCAGTTTGCGGAGACCATGATGTGCGCGGTGCTCTACGACGCCGCCAACAGCTTCATCCATCAGCACTTCGTGGAGGTGTCCATGTCCGAGGAGTTCCTGGCGCTGCCCTTCGAAGACGTCCTGGAGCTTGTTTCCAGGGATGAGCTCAACGTGAAGTCTGAGGAGCAG GTGTTTGAAGCCGCCTTAGCCTGGATCCGCTACGACCGGGAGCAGAGGGAGCCCTTCCTGCCCGAGCTCCTGGCCAAAATCCGCCTGCCCCTGTGCCGGCCGCAGTTCCTGGCTGACCGCGTGCAGCAGGACGACCTCGTGCGCTGCTGCCACAAGTGCAG GGATCTAGTTGACGAGGCAAAAGATTATCACCTCATGCCAGAGCGCCGGCCGCACCTCCCGGCGTTCAAGACCCGTCCTCGGTGCTGTACGTCGATTGCGGGACTGATTTATGCCGTCGGAGGCCTTAACTCAGCAG GCGACTCGCTGAACGTGGTGGAAGTCTTTGACCCCATTGCCAACCGCTGGGAGAAGTGCCAGCCGATGACGACGGCTCGGAGCCGGGTGGGCGTAGCCGTGGTGAACGGGCTGCTCTACGCCATCGGCGGGTACGACGGGCAGCTGCGGCTGAGCACGGTGGAGGTTTACAACCCGGAGATGGATTCCTGGTCCAAAGTGGAAAGCATGAACAGCAAGCGAAG CGCGATGGGAACAGTGGTGCTGGATGGCCAGATCTACGTTTGTGGCGGATACGATGGGAACTCCTCCCTCAACTCCGTGGAGTCCTATTCTccagaaacaaacaa GTGGACGGTGGTGACCCCCATGAGCTCCAACCGCAGCGCCGCCGGAGTCACCGTCTTCGAGGGCAGGATCTACGTGTCGGGAGGGCACGACGGCCTGCAGATCTTCAACAGC GTGGAGTACTACAACCACCACACGGCCACCTGGCACCCCGTCGCCAGCATGCTCAACAAGCGCTGCCGCCACGGCgccgcctccctgggcagcaaGATGTTCGTCTGCGGGGGCTACGACGGCTCGGGCTTCCTCAGCATCGCCGAGGTGTACAGCTCCGTGGCAGACCAGTGGTACCTGATCGTCCCCATGAACACCCGCAGGAGCCGCGTCTCCCTCGTGGCGAACTGTGGCCGCCTCTACGCCGTGGGGGGCTACGACGGACAGTCCAACCTCAGCTCGGTGGAAATGTACGACCCGGAGACGAACCGCTGGACGTTCATGGCTCCCATGGTGTGCCACGAGGGAGGGGTCGGCGTGGGCTGCATACCCCTCCTGACcatctga
- the KLHL18 gene encoding kelch-like protein 18 isoform X1 — protein MLEAAEAELDAEDLVHFSVGDLPSRGYGVMGEIRRQGKLCDVTLKVGDHKFSAHRIVLAASIPYFHAMFTNDMMECKQDEIVMQGMDPSALEALINFAYNGHLAIDQQNVQSLLMGASFLQLQNIKDACCTFLRERLHPKNCLGVRQFAETMMCAVLYDAANSFIHQHFVEVSMSEEFLALPFEDVLELVSRDELNVKSEEQVFEAALAWIRYDREQREPFLPELLAKIRLPLCRPQFLADRVQQDDLVRCCHKCRDLVDEAKDYHLMPERRPHLPAFKTRPRCCTSIAGLIYAVGGLNSAANFYAGDSLNVVEVFDPIANRWEKCQPMTTARSRVGVAVVNGLLYAIGGYDGQLRLSTVEVYNPEMDSWSKVESMNSKRSAMGTVVLDGQIYVCGGYDGNSSLNSVESYSPETNKWTVVTPMSSNRSAAGVTVFEGRIYVSGGHDGLQIFNSVEYYNHHTATWHPVASMLNKRCRHGAASLGSKMFVCGGYDGSGFLSIAEVYSSVADQWYLIVPMNTRRSRVSLVANCGRLYAVGGYDGQSNLSSVEMYDPETNRWTFMAPMVCHEGGVGVGCIPLLTI, from the exons ATGCTGGAGGCGGCCGAGGCCGAGCTGGACGCCGAGGACCTGGTGCATTTCTCGGTGGGCGACCTGCCCAGCCGCGGCTACGGCGTCATGGGCGAGATCCGGCGGCAGGGCAAGCTGTGCGACGTGACCCTcaag GTCGGGGACCATAAGTTCAGCGCTCACCGGATCGTGCTGGCAGCTTCTATCCCGTACTTCCATGCCATGTTCACCAACGACATGATGGAGTGCAAGCAGGATGAGATTGTCATGCAAGGGATGGACCCCAG CGCGCTCGAGGCTCTGATCAACTTTGCCTACAACGGTCACCTGGCCATAGACCAGCAGAACGTCCAGTCGCTGCTGATGGGGGCGagcttcctccagctgcagaacATCAAGGACGCTTGCTGCACCTTCCTCAGGGAGAG gCTTCACCCTAAGAACTGCCTGGGCGTGCGGCAGTTTGCGGAGACCATGATGTGCGCGGTGCTCTACGACGCCGCCAACAGCTTCATCCATCAGCACTTCGTGGAGGTGTCCATGTCCGAGGAGTTCCTGGCGCTGCCCTTCGAAGACGTCCTGGAGCTTGTTTCCAGGGATGAGCTCAACGTGAAGTCTGAGGAGCAG GTGTTTGAAGCCGCCTTAGCCTGGATCCGCTACGACCGGGAGCAGAGGGAGCCCTTCCTGCCCGAGCTCCTGGCCAAAATCCGCCTGCCCCTGTGCCGGCCGCAGTTCCTGGCTGACCGCGTGCAGCAGGACGACCTCGTGCGCTGCTGCCACAAGTGCAG GGATCTAGTTGACGAGGCAAAAGATTATCACCTCATGCCAGAGCGCCGGCCGCACCTCCCGGCGTTCAAGACCCGTCCTCGGTGCTGTACGTCGATTGCGGGACTGATTTATGCCGTCGGAGGCCTTAACTCAGCAG CAAATTTTTACGCAGGCGACTCGCTGAACGTGGTGGAAGTCTTTGACCCCATTGCCAACCGCTGGGAGAAGTGCCAGCCGATGACGACGGCTCGGAGCCGGGTGGGCGTAGCCGTGGTGAACGGGCTGCTCTACGCCATCGGCGGGTACGACGGGCAGCTGCGGCTGAGCACGGTGGAGGTTTACAACCCGGAGATGGATTCCTGGTCCAAAGTGGAAAGCATGAACAGCAAGCGAAG CGCGATGGGAACAGTGGTGCTGGATGGCCAGATCTACGTTTGTGGCGGATACGATGGGAACTCCTCCCTCAACTCCGTGGAGTCCTATTCTccagaaacaaacaa GTGGACGGTGGTGACCCCCATGAGCTCCAACCGCAGCGCCGCCGGAGTCACCGTCTTCGAGGGCAGGATCTACGTGTCGGGAGGGCACGACGGCCTGCAGATCTTCAACAGC GTGGAGTACTACAACCACCACACGGCCACCTGGCACCCCGTCGCCAGCATGCTCAACAAGCGCTGCCGCCACGGCgccgcctccctgggcagcaaGATGTTCGTCTGCGGGGGCTACGACGGCTCGGGCTTCCTCAGCATCGCCGAGGTGTACAGCTCCGTGGCAGACCAGTGGTACCTGATCGTCCCCATGAACACCCGCAGGAGCCGCGTCTCCCTCGTGGCGAACTGTGGCCGCCTCTACGCCGTGGGGGGCTACGACGGACAGTCCAACCTCAGCTCGGTGGAAATGTACGACCCGGAGACGAACCGCTGGACGTTCATGGCTCCCATGGTGTGCCACGAGGGAGGGGTCGGCGTGGGCTGCATACCCCTCCTGACcatctga